In Lolium perenne isolate Kyuss_39 chromosome 5, Kyuss_2.0, whole genome shotgun sequence, the sequence TTCCACTGCCATTTGCTGCGCACTGCGCAGAGCAACCCCCATTCAGGTTCTGGTTTCTCCCAGCTGTTTGCATTAAAGGGCGATGAGTTCCGAAGACACGGTAGTGCCTGAGAAAAGGAACCATCCTTCCTGAAAAAGAAGTAGCAGGCCCCTACACATGTCAAATTTATTACTGCTATTGCATTCTCTGGGCTAACTGGTGAAGGGGTTGATCAGCAACAGAAGCATGCAAAAAAACTCCGGTAAAGTGGAGGTCAAAGTACACGTGGGCATTTTCACAAGCAGGTGGTAGGAAAACGAGGATTTGAGGAAGGAATGGCTGTAGCAACATGACAGGCGATGAAGGCAAGTGGGTTTACTGACCTACCTCCAAGAATCGGAACGGGTGGTATCCGCAGCCGCTCCATCACATGCCTCGAAGCCCTCTCTCCTCTTATCCTCCCCTGAACAAGCGAAGGGAGCCGGAAAACCACAAGTTTTCACCCAAATCTTCTTCTTCTCGCTgtccgtttttttttttttgagaaacctcTCGCTGTCTTCTGAAGCCTCGTCTCTGCTGCGCAAAGTCCAAGCGCGTAACGGGCCAGGTATAGCCCAAGCCCACTATGGCTAGGTGAAGTTTGCCCAGCTGATCGTCACCTACCTTCTCTCGTCTCCTACCTTTGTCTCTTTGAGCTCTCCTCCACCTGCTGCCTccttccccccccccccaaatctcGATCTAGTCTAGTCCTTTGATCCAGTCTCGCGCCCGGAGTTATCCGTGGCAGGGGGAGTCTTACAAACCGGTCACCGCCGCCGGTAGCAGTCTTTTCGCGGTCCGTGTCGAAACCCCAACACCGGGCAAGGAGCCGTTCAAGGAGGCGTGCGGCACCCAGACCTGCCACTCCAAGAACCTCTTCGATTCCAAGAAGTAGGAGCCTTATTCTCTTTCTTGGTTCTTGTAATTGATTCGAGGAATTTATGGATAATCCTGGATTGCAACTGGACTGGGGATGGGTGGGGGGTTTGGAGAATTCGTTTGCGATGCTTGAGCATGTCCCAGTTGGGTAGACCTAGGGAAGCATTTGAGATAGACCTAGCAGTTAGTGGGACTTAGAATGATAAGATTCCATGTATCACTTCTGAATAGACAGCATCTCCATCCTATACCTTCAGCAAAAAGTGGATATTGATGCTTCACATCTTGCAGGTGCCCAGATGGCCACCATAAATTTTGCAGCATTTTCTCTTGCTTACATATTCTTAGGAGCCACCGCATGTACGCGAGTGAAACTATTAATGATGTATTCTCAGAGAACTGTTAGTCTAGGCTGCGTAGTAAAATAGTGGCATGGTATGTCATTGTGGTCAACTGTGCTGCTCTTCTATGGTATACTCTTATATGCTTAGCATATTTGGAATAAACTCTCCCATGTACATTTTGACTGTCCCCGAGGTTTCTTTTATTATTGTATTCACTGCATATGTAGATAATGCATTAAACTCTGCCATGCTTCTCTTGAGTCTTGACTTTCAAGCATTACACGAATACAATATATATAATGCTAATCTGTTGCTAGGATACTAGGTGTGAATTCTGTTTTTATTGGTTACATTGGTTATTCTTGCATGATATTAATAGCTAACATGGCTTGATGACACTTTTGGTAGGGAACAAGCAACACCTTGAGCCCCAAGCTGCGAAACCAAAAAGTTGGCAGTGAAGTCTGCGACACTCTCCATCGCATTGCATGGAAGTCTCTGGTGgggccggcggcggaggaggaggtggtggaggcggcggaccgGCGCCGTTCCTGTTGAAGACGTACGAGATGGTGGACGACCCATCGACGGACGTGGTGGTGTCGTGGAGCGATACGTCGGACGCGAGCTTCGTGGTCTGGAATTCACCGGAGTTTGCTGCACGGCTGCTGCCTACCTACTTCAAGCACAGCAATTTCTCCAGCTTCATCCGCCAGCTCAACACCTACGGATTCCGTAAAGTAGACCCTGAGCGATGGGAGTTCGCTAACGAATACTTTGTCAAGGGGCAGAAGCACCTGCTGAAGAATATCTACAGGCGAAAGCCAATCCACAGCCACAGCCATCAACCCGGTGCGCTGCCTGATAATGAGCGTGCATTCTTTGAGGATGAGATTGATCGGCTTGCACGGGAGAAAGCAAACCTCCAGGCTGAACTCTGGAAATTCAAGCAGCAGCAGTCTGGAACAATGTTCCAGATTGAAGATCTTGAGCAACGAGTGCTTGATATGGAGCAGCGGCAGGGCAGGATGATTGCCTTCCTGCAGCAGGCTAGCAAGAACCCTCACTTTGTTCAGAAGCTTGTTAAGATGGCAGAGGCATCCTCAATCTTCTCAGATGCTTTCCACAAGAAAAGAAGGTTATCTGGCTTAGATCACGCCACTGGGGCCACCGAAGCTACTAGTTTTTATGATGACCATAGCACCACTTCCAAGCAAGAAATGGGCAACCTGTTGAATCAGCACTTCTCCGATAAGCTTAAGTTGGGGCTTTGTCCCACAATGACAGAGAATAATCTCATTACTCTCAGTGCTCAAAGTTCGCACGAAGATAACGGTAGCCCTCATGGCAAGCATTCAGGGTGCAATAGAATGGGGACAGAAGACCTTCCGCTGGTGCCACAAACGATGGAACTCTCTGATACTGGGACTTCCATCTGTCCCACCAAGGATGCTTGCTTTACGCCAGCTGTGAACGACGAAGGGCTCTTCCCGTGCCACCTGAGTCTTACTCTCGCATCATGCTCGATGGGTGTCGACAGAAGCCAAGTATCCAATGCAGGTGTGAGCACCACCGCTGATGAAGGAAGTGAAAACCCACTGGAGGCCACCAAGGATGGTAATCAGAACTCATCAGCTGATGTTGGTACAGCGGACCCGATGACGCCACGAGGGGATGCGCAAGTTGCCACTGAGCTGGCTCCTGCAGCTCCCCCTGTCGTGGTGAATGACAAGTTCTGGGAACAGTTCCTGACCGAGAGGCCGGGCTGCTGTGAGACAGAAGACGCAAGCTCTGGCCCAAGGAGTGATCCTCCAATGgacaaggggcaaacagagggcAACAGGAAGGATGGCAGAGAAGACCTGGAACAGCTGAAACTCTGATTTTACTTCTAGCGCTACCAATTCCGCAGCAGTGATATATTATACACATACAGGCATACTATTGTAAGATGTTAGGATCAGGAAGGTGCTGTGTAATCAGAATTAAGTGAATTATTGGGTGTGTGTGTGATTACACACAACATGGAACGTCTGTACATATTTATAAGGAAAATGTAATAGTGTGGTTGATGGTATGATGCCCTCTGGTTGTACACATTATGCTGATCATATTGGTGAGTATGTGCAATACTACCTTTATAATGCATAGTGTAGTCGCATAAAACAAAGGTCTGCAGTGGCAAAAGTATTGTCAAACTAAAGGACTAAATCATTGCATATCTCAAGGCTCGCTAGCTTCATTACCAAATAATAGTGTTATTCCTGCTTGCTATTTTTCTTCAGGTGTTCGAAAATTCCTCAGTCACTTCTGTCTTGTTGTGAGCAACGTGAGTACAAATCAACACATTCTGGTTCTTTGTCTTGGTTACTGAAGAACATTTCAAAGTGATGTGGTCAGGCCACTATGTTTTCCTGTAACCGTTTTAATAAGGGTAAGATCTATTTTATGAGTTACCATGCTTATTTTACAGTGACCAAACTTTATTTTAAACTTATATGGGTGTGTAGAAACTGAATGTGTGGATTAAATGTTCGAAGCATATTATATGGCAGCCATTTGTTATTTCAAACTTTTACTGTAGTATCTGGAAAATGTGTTAcaaaaacggagggagtatgacaGGTGCTACCATTTACAAGTTACACATATATTCAGTCTCCTACTTTTGAAAGTATGTGAGCATATCTCGAAAATCTGATCGAGTTTATGGTCATACTCATATGTCACCCATGCCGACTGAACAAGACTTGATTTGATACAAAAATCTACAAAAGTCACAAAATATTGATCAACTTGGTACCTTGCATCAAGCAAGTCCTGTGTAAGTTGATCCTGTTTCCAGAGCAAAAAATTTGAGTTCTTGGAGTAGGGTGGGTGTGAGATCTCTGACATCACAAGAGTGCACCAAAATCCCCACATGAGCACCGACCATCCTTAAACTTGTGGAGCCGTTTACTGTCCCGGACAACAATCTCTCTGTTTGCAAGCAATGAGAAGAATTTAATAGAGCTGTGGCAGTCCCTACACATTGTTATGTTCTTTGTGACACGGACTGTCGCACCAGGAGGAGTTTCGAGCAGCCCCAGTGCAACAGCTAACCTCTCACTATGGTGCTTTAGTGAAGAACCTGCAGCAGGCTTGTCATCATCCTGGCTGTCAGATAACTCAGCATTCTGGTATGGTTCATACCCAACAGCCTGTGCTTTTTCCAGCAAATTCTCCAATAGTTGATACAGCTCGGTAGCTCGAGGGTGAGTTCTGTCCTCAGCTCTGAAGAAATGCACCTTGTCTCTGATTGTAATCCAGCTACGATCTCTAAGAACCCCGACATCTTCGTGTTTGATCAGTTTCCGCACTCTTGCCACATCCCGCCATCTACTTGTCGAAATGTACATGTTCAAAAGCAATACATAGGTTTCAATTACTTTTGGCTTGAGCTCAAGGAGCCTATCAGCAGCGTAGAAAGCAAGTTCCATGTTCCCATGACTCCGACATCCAGCTACCAAACTGGACCAGATGGCTTCGTTCGGCTCGAAACCTGTTCTTTCAATGAATGAAAATGCATCATCCAACCGGCCCAACCGCACAAACATGTCAACCATGCATCCATAATGGTCCACAAGAGGCTCTATATGATACACATTCTGCATCATGTCGAAGTAGCGCTCAGCTTCCTTGACTAAACCCGCATAACTACAGGCTGATAGTACACTTACAAATGTGATTTCATTTGGTTTAGCGCCAGCTAATATCATGTCCTCAAAGAGTTGTAACGCATCTTGCGATCGTCCATGCTGCGAGTAGCCAGAAATCATAGAGGTCCATGTGACAAGTGTGCGTGTCGGCATTTCGACAAAGGCTTTGGTTGCATATTCGATGCATCCACACTTGCTATACATGTTTACCAGTGCGCTGTTTACAACAACATCTGACAAAGAGCCAGTCTTTATCGTGTGTGCATGGATTTGCTCACCCTGCTCCAAGGCCATCATGGCACTGCAGACTGATAGGATACTTGAGAAGGTGAACAAATCTGGCTTCGTTGCAGACCTCACGAGATCACGGAAAAGTTTGAGTGCCAGGAACCCTCTTGAGCGAGCATGGAGATCATCCTTTGCTGAGTCCATGATTTGCGCATATCCCGCTATCATAGCGTTCCATGTGATAATACTGCTGTCCTCCATCTCCTTAAACAACCGCATAGCCTCATCCGTTTCACCCTTCCTGAGATAGAGGTACATTGTGGAGTTCTTCACTGGAAGATTCGCTTCACATCCAATCTTAACGCAGAAAGCTTGGACTTGCTTGCCCAGGTTCATATCTAGCTTTGCACCGCACAGGCTCATGACACTCGTTAACGTATACTCATTTGGCATCACTCCTTCCTCGAGCATGTCGAGAAACAAACGGAATCCAAGCTCTATGCGGTTCTCATCTTCGGCGCAGGCAGATATCATCGTCGTCCATGTGATCACATTCTTATCCGGGATCCTCTTGAAGGCCTTCATGCCAGATTCTAAGTCTCCAGACTTGGTATACAATCTACAAAGTGAATTTCCCATGCTTGTGATCGTATCAGTCTCATACTTGATGGCGTAGCCATGAACCTGCTTGCCCACATCAATGTCGTGTGCGGCAGAGCACGCGTTCAGCATGCCGCCTAGCGTGTAATGCGACGGGTACCTTCCCAGCTCAAGCATCTCAACAAACACATGCAGCGCCAGTACCGGTTCAGAATTCAGAGTGTAGCCTGTTATAAGTGCTGTCCACGTGACGACATTcttctcgggcatttcatcgaacaggcTGCGCGCATCCTGGCTCGCCCCGCATCGCATGTACACATTCACCAGGGATGTTGCCACGAACATATCCGCATTAGTTCCACTCTTCACCATGTGCGCGTGGAGCGCCTTGGCGGTGCTGAGGCTGCCAGTTTTGATGCAGTGGTGCAACAGAGGCACGTACATCGCTGACTGCACCGTCTGGGCGTCTTTCAGCATGCTCATTGCTTCCTCGGCATCTAGAGGCCGAGGGGGACTCTCCGATCTGCCATTGTCCAGCCCCTGGGTGCTCCTTTGGTAAGAACTGCCCTGGGAATATGCAATTTTGAAAAGAAGATGGTAAGATAATCATCGTTCACTTACATTCCCTGATTACAGAGCTATAATTTTTTTTTGGGTAGAAAGACCCTGGGGTTGAATCTTTTAGTACTGAAAAAGCAATAAAAAAAAATATCGATTCTTGATAAGGTATTACGACCTGAGCAGGTGCGGAGCTAACAAGAATGCAAGAAAGAAGCTACGAAGAGCCCTGCTGAAGCAGACAGCCATTTTTCATAGTGGAGAGAAAACAGAGACGAGTTAGTCACCTTGTCTAAGCCGACAGAGCTCGGCAGTGGCTTGCGGGAGGCCACAGCGACGACGGCCGGGATTGCAGTGGCGGCGCCGGAGACGGCGACGAAGGGGATGGATGTCATTGGCGGGCCGGGGGTGGGTCAGAAAGGTGCAAGGGGGAACGGGAGAGGGCCACCACCATCACTCCCAGAGCTAGCTTAGCCTGCGGAGCGGATAAGTTTTCAGCCGACCTTCTTCCTCTCGACCTCCGATTTCTCGGTCGTCTCTGCTGCGCCGCGTGATGGGCCGGATATAGCCCAAGCCCACTATGGCCGGGTAAGTGGGCCGACCTAAACCGACAGAATCGCCCGTCTTCTAGAAAGCGCTCACCGCCGCCGTGTCAAAACCCCAACGCCGGCGTCTCTCTCTTGGCCCTGATCCGACCAGCCGCGGGGGGTAGGAGATGGCGCAGCCGAGCAAGGAGCCGTGCAAGAAGGAGGCGTGCGACATCCAGGCCTGCCTCTCCAAGAATCTCTTCGATTCCAAGAAGTACGGCTTCGGTTTCCTTTTCTTGGTTCCTGTAATTGCTTCTACGAATTCGTGGATAGTTCTGAACTGCAGCTGGGGGATGGGGGATTCGGAGCGAGGCCGATGCTTGAACATGTCCTAGGATTGGGGACACCTAGGCTAGCGTTTCAGATAGACCTAGCTTTTGTGGGATTTAGGGGCCATTGTGACCTCATGGTATGGTGGTACTTGATGGATTCGCTCTGCGGCGTCGTTGTTGCCAGCAGCTATGCTCGGCTGCAGTGTCGAAGCTAAGGTCTCATCGATGATCATGGCAGCAAGGTGTTGCTTCCTTCCCACGAATGTTTTAGTTGGGATGT encodes:
- the LOC127299639 gene encoding heat stress transcription factor A-5 encodes the protein MEVSGGAGGGGGGGGGGGPAPFLLKTYEMVDDPSTDVVVSWSDTSDASFVVWNSPEFAARLLPTYFKHSNFSSFIRQLNTYGFRKVDPERWEFANEYFVKGQKHLLKNIYRRKPIHSHSHQPGALPDNERAFFEDEIDRLAREKANLQAELWKFKQQQSGTMFQIEDLEQRVLDMEQRQGRMIAFLQQASKNPHFVQKLVKMAEASSIFSDAFHKKRRLSGLDHATGATEATSFYDDHSTTSKQEMGNLLNQHFSDKLKLGLCPTMTENNLITLSAQSSHEDNGSPHGKHSGCNRMGTEDLPLVPQTMELSDTGTSICPTKDACFTPAVNDEGLFPCHLSLTLASCSMGVDRSQVSNAGVSTTADEGSENPLEATKDGNQNSSADVGTADPMTPRGDAQVATELAPAAPPVVVNDKFWEQFLTERPGCCETEDASSGPRSDPPMDKGQTEGNRKDGREDLEQLKL
- the LOC127299638 gene encoding putative pentatricopeptide repeat-containing protein At5g52630, which translates into the protein MTSIPFVAVSGAATAIPAVVAVASRKPLPSSVGLDKGSSYQRSTQGLDNGRSESPPRPLDAEEAMSMLKDAQTVQSAMYVPLLHHCIKTGSLSTAKALHAHMVKSGTNADMFVATSLVNVYMRCGASQDARSLFDEMPEKNVVTWTALITGYTLNSEPVLALHVFVEMLELGRYPSHYTLGGMLNACSAAHDIDVGKQVHGYAIKYETDTITSMGNSLCRLYTKSGDLESGMKAFKRIPDKNVITWTTMISACAEDENRIELGFRLFLDMLEEGVMPNEYTLTSVMSLCGAKLDMNLGKQVQAFCVKIGCEANLPVKNSTMYLYLRKGETDEAMRLFKEMEDSSIITWNAMIAGYAQIMDSAKDDLHARSRGFLALKLFRDLVRSATKPDLFTFSSILSVCSAMMALEQGEQIHAHTIKTGSLSDVVVNSALVNMYSKCGCIEYATKAFVEMPTRTLVTWTSMISGYSQHGRSQDALQLFEDMILAGAKPNEITFVSVLSACSYAGLVKEAERYFDMMQNVYHIEPLVDHYGCMVDMFVRLGRLDDAFSFIERTGFEPNEAIWSSLVAGCRSHGNMELAFYAADRLLELKPKVIETYVLLLNMYISTSRWRDVARVRKLIKHEDVGVLRDRSWITIRDKVHFFRAEDRTHPRATELYQLLENLLEKAQAVGYEPYQNAELSDSQDDDKPAAGSSLKHHSERLAVALGLLETPPGATVRVTKNITMCRDCHSSIKFFSLLANREIVVRDSKRLHKFKDGRCSCGDFGALL